The Candidatus Zixiibacteriota bacterium genome includes a region encoding these proteins:
- a CDS encoding DUF4410 domain-containing protein, which yields MKIGKIALSLAAVGLLLLQVGCAGSKALAVRPLETNLSPFTSIYFSTESSIVDDVSQQMDDLEVEFLERLNKEGYFPTALLGTCAENCEKALVIKAVVSSVKKVSGASRFFLGAFAGKASLTTEVTFIDGGSGATIGSYEVTGKSGGTGYSGGTGDAVKKTAKAIVELIKENF from the coding sequence ATGAAGATCGGTAAGATCGCGCTTTCATTAGCAGCAGTCGGTCTGCTGCTATTGCAGGTAGGCTGTGCCGGAAGCAAGGCATTGGCAGTTCGTCCGCTCGAGACGAACCTGAGCCCGTTTACCTCCATCTACTTTAGTACTGAGTCGTCCATTGTTGATGACGTATCACAGCAAATGGATGATTTAGAGGTGGAGTTTCTTGAGAGGCTTAATAAAGAAGGGTACTTCCCGACAGCTTTGCTCGGCACATGTGCCGAGAACTGTGAGAAAGCTCTCGTAATAAAGGCTGTTGTCTCCAGTGTGAAGAAGGTAAGTGGGGCGTCGCGATTCTTCCTTGGCGCATTTGCGGGTAAAGCCTCATTGACGACCGAAGTCACGTTCATCGATGGCGGCAGCGGTGCTACGATAGGCTCTTACGAGGTGACTGGCAAGTCCGGCGGGACCGGTTACTCGGGCGGAACCGGTGACGCGGTCAAGAAGACGGCCAAAGCAATAGTGGAGCTCATCAAGGAGAACTTCTAG
- a CDS encoding transposase, producing the protein MSKLLRHFSDGQIYFITMVTYRRRSILITHHHLFWESLMKYMHEMVFRLIAHVELPDHTHMIIDPCKCNLSSIIQKVKLSFSKKVSYALHRDCGRIWQSRFWDHMIRDQDDMNRHIDYIHYNPVKHDYADSPCDWRFSSFREYQEEGYYAPDWGTAGVPVLDGKYGE; encoded by the coding sequence ATGTCAAAACTGCTTCGTCATTTTTCGGACGGTCAAATCTACTTCATAACAATGGTAACTTATAGGCGCCGGAGCATACTCATAACGCATCATCATCTCTTCTGGGAATCACTCATGAAATACATGCACGAAATGGTCTTCCGCCTCATTGCTCATGTCGAGCTGCCGGATCATACTCATATGATAATAGATCCCTGCAAATGTAACCTTTCATCAATCATCCAGAAGGTGAAACTCTCGTTTTCAAAGAAGGTCAGTTACGCCTTACATAGGGATTGTGGTCGTATCTGGCAAAGTCGTTTTTGGGACCACATGATCAGGGATCAAGATGACATGAACAGGCATATCGATTACATTCACTACAATCCGGTTAAGCATGACTATGCAGACAGTCCATGCGACTGGCGTTTCTCTTCTTTTCGCGAATATCAGGAGGAGGGATATTACGCCCCGGATTGGGGAACCGCAGGCGTGCCGGTCTTGGACGGGAAGTATGGAGAGTAG